The Lycium ferocissimum isolate CSIRO_LF1 chromosome 1, AGI_CSIRO_Lferr_CH_V1, whole genome shotgun sequence genome includes a region encoding these proteins:
- the LOC132063938 gene encoding uncharacterized protein LOC132063938: MALDMNIHELLVIGDSDFLINQVKGNWATKNDKILPYMNLVQRLFGRFKSIDFRHTLRAQNEFAGTLATIASIIQHPESTHIGLLEITLREEHAHCAYVEAEPDGQPWYADIKAYLEKEEYPPESSANKKKTIRRLANGFFLNKEVL; encoded by the coding sequence ATGGCGCTAGACATGAACATACATGAGTTGTTAGTAATCGGGGACTCCGATTTTCTCATAAAtcaagtgaaaggaaattgggcaaccaaaaatgataagatactCCCATATATGAATCTGGTACAAAGGTTGTTCGGGAGATTCAAGAGTATTGACTTCAGGCATACTCTAAGGGCTCAGAATGAGTTCGCAGGCACATTGGCCACAATAGCATCTATAATCCAACACCCAGAGAGCACCCACATTGGTCTGTTGGAGATCACACTGAGAGAAGAGCATGCTCACTGTGCCTACGTAGAGGCCGAGCCAGATGGCCAACCATGGTACGCTGACATTAAGGCCTACCTGGAAAAAGAGGAGTATCCCCCAGAGAGTTCAGCAAATAAAAAGAAGACCATCAGGAGATTGGCCAATGGTTTCTTCTTGAACAAGGAAGTACTATAA